ATTTAGCATGGGCGTTGATGTTAGCTGTTGCTAGGCGAATCGTCGAATCGGATGCCTTTACAAGAGATGGTAAATTTGAAGGCTGGAAGCCGGAATTGTTCCTTGGTACAGATGTGTACGGTAAAACATTAGGTATTATAGGATTTGGAAGCATAGGTCAAGCGGTTGCTAGAAGGGCAATAGGGTTCAATATGAAGGTTTATTACTATCAGAGACATCGTCTCTCCAGTGAAAAAGAAAAGGCCTTGAATGCCACTTATTTAAACTTGGATGAGCTTTTGAAGGTTTCTGATTATGTAAGCTTACATGTGCCTTTGACTGACGAGACTTATCATATGTTGGATCGAGAAAAACTATCGCTATTGAAGAAATCTGCCTTTGTTATTAACACAGCAAGAGGTCCAGTGATAGATGAAGAAGCGTTATACGAAAAACTAAAAAGTAAAGAGATTTCAGGAGCTGCTTTAGATGTGTATGAGAATGAACCTCAATTAACACCAGATTTAAAAGATTTGGATAACGTAGTACTAACACCACATATTGGTTCTGCTTCACACGAAACAAGAAGCCGAATGGCTCAGATGGTAGCAAAAGATATAATACAAGCTTTGGATGGAGAAACACCTGAACATTTAATATGGAGGTAGAAATTAAATATTGAATAAAGTTTATGAAATATACAAGGATCTTTACGGGTTTTATGGTCCGCAGCATTGGTGGCCCGCAGATAATTGGTTTGAAGTAACTGTGGGGGCTATTTTAACACAAAATACTTCTTGGAACAATGTGGAAAAATCTATCGAAAATTTAAAACAACTTGATCTATTAGATCCAGAAAGGTTATTTAAAATCAAAGAAGATGATTTGGCTCAATTGATAAGATCTTCAGGTTTTTACAATCTCAAAAGTAAACGTTTGAAAAACTTCTTAGAATGGTTAAAAAAATATAATTATGATATAGATAAGATTAAAGATAAAAGTGTAGTCTCTTTAAGGGAAGAACTGTTAAATATCAAAGGAATAGGGAAAGAAACCGCTGATTCTATTCTTTTATACGCATTTGAAGTGCCCATTTTTGTGATCGATGCTTATACGAAAAGGATGTTTTTACGATTGGGTTTAATATCAGCTAAAGAATACGACGAATTTCAAGATTTCTTCGAAAAAAACTTAAGAAAAGACGTTCAACTTTACAACGAATACCATGCCTTGATAGTTAAACACTCAAAAGTTTACTGTAAAAAGATGCCTAAATGTTCTGAGTGTTTTCTAAAAGAAAAATGCGAATGGGGAGTGAACAACCTATAATATCTTACATCAAACTCAACATAGAACAAATCCAAAAACTGGGAAAGACTATTTCTAAATACATTTTCCCGGGAGAAAAATTATTACTTTTCGGCAATTTAGGGACGGGGAAAACCACTTTAACATCGTATATAGTTAACAACTTGAGCAAAAGCCCTATAAATGTGACAAGCCCTACTTTTTCTTTAGTAAAAGTGTATGATACAAATCCAACAATATATCACATTGATTTGTATAGGTTAAACGATCCTCAAGAGATAGAATATTTGGATATCTTTTTGGATCCTAAGGGGATATATATAATTGAATGGGCAGACTTCTTGGATTATTTAACCCCCGAAGAAAGATTAGAGATTCATATTTCTTACAATGAAGATATTAGGTTTAGGGATGTTAAAATTGAAGGCTTTGGTGAAAAGTACAAAGAGATCGAGACAAGTATAGAAAAGGAGCAGTAGTTTTGTGTCAATTCAAAGAATTTATAACGTTATCTCAGAAAAAGATTATAAAGAACATAGTCAAAAAACTAGAAAAATAGTGGAAAAAGCCAATACAATTCTCAGAAAACCTCGAGAATTAAACGAAAGAAAAATGTTTTGGGTTTACAGGGTTTTAGGAAAAGATGCCGAACTAAAAATACCAAAAAAACACATAAACGATTTTCAATTTCTGATAATGCATATTTTAAAAAAACCTAAAGAGAATAGATTCACCGATTTAAGAAGTTATTACAAGTTAAAGGAAGAAACGATTGATAACCTGAAATTTTTA
This DNA window, taken from Petrotoga miotherma DSM 10691, encodes the following:
- a CDS encoding 2-hydroxyacid dehydrogenase, whose translation is MKKVSITYKIPEAGINLLKGKYDIWVNPKDKLLTKEELKEIARESDALITMLADPIDKEVLEAGKDRLKIVANYAVGYNNIDIEKAKELGIYITNTSGVLTETTADLAWALMLAVARRIVESDAFTRDGKFEGWKPELFLGTDVYGKTLGIIGFGSIGQAVARRAIGFNMKVYYYQRHRLSSEKEKALNATYLNLDELLKVSDYVSLHVPLTDETYHMLDREKLSLLKKSAFVINTARGPVIDEEALYEKLKSKEISGAALDVYENEPQLTPDLKDLDNVVLTPHIGSASHETRSRMAQMVAKDIIQALDGETPEHLIWR
- a CDS encoding endonuclease III domain-containing protein, producing MNKVYEIYKDLYGFYGPQHWWPADNWFEVTVGAILTQNTSWNNVEKSIENLKQLDLLDPERLFKIKEDDLAQLIRSSGFYNLKSKRLKNFLEWLKKYNYDIDKIKDKSVVSLREELLNIKGIGKETADSILLYAFEVPIFVIDAYTKRMFLRLGLISAKEYDEFQDFFEKNLRKDVQLYNEYHALIVKHSKVYCKKMPKCSECFLKEKCEWGVNNL
- the tsaE gene encoding tRNA (adenosine(37)-N6)-threonylcarbamoyltransferase complex ATPase subunit type 1 TsaE, translating into MGSEQPIISYIKLNIEQIQKLGKTISKYIFPGEKLLLFGNLGTGKTTLTSYIVNNLSKSPINVTSPTFSLVKVYDTNPTIYHIDLYRLNDPQEIEYLDIFLDPKGIYIIEWADFLDYLTPEERLEIHISYNEDIRFRDVKIEGFGEKYKEIETSIEKEQ